TGCCCTCGCCGCCGCGTTCGAGATCGCCTCGACCGGTCGCCCCGGTCCGGTGCTGGTGGACATCACCAAGGATGCCCAGCAGGACGTGGTGCCCTTCACCTGGCCGCCGAAGATCGATCTGCCCGGGTACCGTCCGGTGACCAAGGCGCACGGCAAGCAGATCCAGGCGGCGGCGAACCTGATCGCCGAGGCGAAGAAGCCGGTGCTGTACGTCGGCGGCGGCGTCGTGCGCGGGCGTGCATCCGAGCAGCTGCTCGTGCTGGCGGAGTCGACGGGTGCGCCCGTCGTCACCACGCTGATGGCCCGCGGCGCGTTCCCGGATTCGCACCCGCAGCACCTCGGGATGCCGGGGATGCACGGCACGGTGCCTGCAGTGCTGGCACTGCAAGAGTCCGACCTGATCGTCTCGCTCGGGGCGCGGTTCGACGACCGCGTCACGGGCAAGGCCGCGCTGTTCGCCCCGAACGCGAAGGTCGTGCACGTCGACATCGACCCTGCCGAGATCTCCAAGATCCGCACCGCCGATGTGCCGATCGTGGGCGACGTGCGCGACGTGCTCGTCGACCTCGACACGGCGTTCCGCAGCGCGATCGGCGGCGGCAAGCCCGACACCGAGGAATGGTGGTCGTACCTCGACGGGCTGCGCGCCGAGTTCCCGCTCGGCTACTCGCAGCCCGAGGACGGCCTGATGTCGCCGCAGTACGTGATCCAGCGGATCGGCGAGCTGACCGGCCCCGAGGCCATCTACGCGGCCGGCGTCGGTCAGCACCAGATGTGGGCGGCGCAGTTCATCAAGTACGAGCGCCCCAACTCGTGGCTCAACTCCGGCGGCGCCGGCACCATGGGCTACTCCGTTCCTGCCGCCATGGGTGCCAAGGTCGCCGAGCCCGACCGCGTCGTCTGGTCGATCGACGGCGACGGATGCTTCCAGATGACCAACCAGGAGCTAGCCACCTGCGTCATCAACAACATCCCGATCAAGGTCGCGATCATCAACAACTCGTCGCTGGGCATGGTGCGCCAGTGGCAGACGCTGTTCTACGACGGACGTCACTCGAACACCGACCTGAACACCGG
This is a stretch of genomic DNA from Microbacterium sp. YJN-G. It encodes these proteins:
- a CDS encoding acetolactate synthase large subunit encodes the protein MTPSDSAPAVPRPPARPSAAPEISGAEAVVRSLEKLGVTDVFGIPGGAIMPVYDPLMDSSGVRHVLVRHEQGAGHAAEGYAAASGRVGVCIATSGPGATNLVTAIADAYMDSMPLVAITGQVFSTLMGTDAFQEADIVGITMPVTKHSFLVKRAEDIPGALAAAFEIASTGRPGPVLVDITKDAQQDVVPFTWPPKIDLPGYRPVTKAHGKQIQAAANLIAEAKKPVLYVGGGVVRGRASEQLLVLAESTGAPVVTTLMARGAFPDSHPQHLGMPGMHGTVPAVLALQESDLIVSLGARFDDRVTGKAALFAPNAKVVHVDIDPAEISKIRTADVPIVGDVRDVLVDLDTAFRSAIGGGKPDTEEWWSYLDGLRAEFPLGYSQPEDGLMSPQYVIQRIGELTGPEAIYAAGVGQHQMWAAQFIKYERPNSWLNSGGAGTMGYSVPAAMGAKVAEPDRVVWSIDGDGCFQMTNQELATCVINNIPIKVAIINNSSLGMVRQWQTLFYDGRHSNTDLNTGHGTVRVPDFVKLAEAYGCLALRVETEEEVDAAIKTALETNDRPVVIDFVVSADAMVWPMVPQGVSNSYVQYARDHAPAFDQED